The stretch of DNA TTGAGAGGAGTAACACATTTTCTAATGGCTAATACAAGAGAATTTTCACTCGATAAGACTCGTAACATTGGTATTATGGCCCATATCGATGCTGGTAAGACTACTACTACCGAACGTATCTTGTACTACACTGGTAAAATCCATAAAATTGGTGAAACCCATGATGGGGCTTCACAAATGGACTGGATGGCCCAAGAACAAGAACGTGGGATCACCATTACTTCTGCTGCGACAACTGCTCAGTGGAAGGACCACCGGATTAACATTATCGATACCCCAGGACACGTTGACTTCACTGTTGAAGTTGAACGGTCACTTCGGGTCTTAGATGGTGCAATTACCGTCTTAGATGCCCAAGCTGGTGTTGAACCTCAAACTGAAACTGTTTGGCGTCAAGCATCAACTTACAACGTTCCTCGTATCGTTTTCGTTAACAAGATGGATAAGATTGGTGCGGACTTTAAGTACTCTGTAAGCACGATCCATGATCGTTTACAAGCTAATGCCCATGCCATCCAATTACCAATCGGTGCCGAAGATGATTTCGAAGGGGTTATTGACTTAATCGAAATGAAAGCTGATCTTTATGATGAAGATAAGCTCGGTACGGAATGGGATACTGTTGACGTTCCTGAAGAATACAAAGCAGACGCCCAAGCTGCTCGTGATGACTTGATTGAAGCTTTAGCTGATATCGATGATGGCATCATGGAAAAATACCTTAATGGTGAAGAAATTTCTAAAAATGAAATCAAGGCAGCTATCCGTAAGGGGACGTTGGCACTTGAATTCTTCCCAGTTTTAGCTGGCTCAGCCTTCAAAAACAAGGGTGTTCAAATGTTGATGGATGCGGTTGTTGACTACTTACCATCACCACTTGATGTTAAGCCTTATAAAGCAACTGATCCTGAAACTGACGAAAACGTCGACTTGATTGCTGGTGATGACAAGCCTTTCGCTGCTTTAGCGTTTAAGGTTGCCACCGACCCATTCGTTGGTCGTTTGACATTTATCCGGGTTTACCAAGGTACCTTGGAATCTGGATCATATGTTTTGAACGCAACCAAAGACAAGCGTGAACGTGTCGGTCGTTTACTTCAAATGCATTCTAACCAACGGAAAGAAATCCCAGAAGTCTTCTCTGGTGATATCGCCGCTGCGATTGGTTTGAAGAACACGACTACTGGTGATTCATTGACTTCTATTGAACATCCATATCATTTGGAATCAATGGAATTCCCTGATCCCGTTATCCAGGTTGCTGTTGAACCTAAGACTAAGGCTGACCAAGATAAGATGAACGTTGCCTTACAAAAGCTTTCTGAAGAAGATCCTACTTTCAAGGCTGAAACTAACCCTGAAACTGGTGAAACTTTAATCGCTGGGATGGGTGAATTGCATTTGGACATCATCGTTGACCGGATGCGTCGTGAATTCAACGTTGACGCCACTGTTGGTGCACCTCAAGTTTCTTATCGTGAAACCTTTACTAAGAGCACTAAGGTTCAAGGTAAGTTCGTTCACCAATCTGGTGGTAAAGGTCAATATGGGGATGTTTGGGTTGAATTTACACCTAACGAAGAAGGTAAAGGCTTCGAATTCGAAGATGCCATCGTCGGTGGGGTTGTTCCTCGCGAATACATTCCTTCAGTTGAACAAGGCTTGAAGGAATCAATGGCTAACGGTGTGTTAGCTGGTTATCCTTTAGTTGACGTTAAGGCTAAATTGTATGATGGTTCTTACCATGATGTCGATTCTAGTGAAGCAGCCTTCAAGATTGCCGCTTCATTGGCCTTACGGAATGCTGCTAAATCAGCTGGTCCTGTTATCCTTGAACCTATCATGAAGGTTGATATCGTTGCCCCAGAAGATTACTTAGGTGATGTTATGGGTCATGTTACCGCTCGTCGTGGTACTATCGATGGGATGGAAGAACGTGGGAACGCGCAAGAAGTTCATGCGTTTGTTCCTTTAGCTGAAATGTTTGGTTATGCAACCACATTACGTTCAGCTACCCAAGGCCGTGGGACTTTCACAATGGCATTTGATCATTACGAAAAGGTACCTAAGTCTGTTCAAGCAGAAATCATCAAGAAAAATGGCGGCACTCCTGCCGAAGATTAATCTTTGATGTTAAAAAGTCGTTAAGCAATTTTGCTTAGCGGCTTTTTTTTACACAATTTTTTTTGAGTGTGGGCATCGCATTTTAATAGAATTGGGGTGATTGCTTATATGAAGCGTCGATTACTTGGTGTTCGAAAAAATTTAGATGTCACAGGGATTAATCATTGGAATGGTTGTTAAGGCTTTTCAATAATGATGGTTGGAAAATCATGAGTGACAAATAAATAGACGTTGGCTATGTGGTGCGTAAGCCTTGCGTATTGTCGCAGTGTCCTGTGACGGTGTTAGTTGATGGAGAACAGCGCTAGTCTCAAAATTGAAATCGTGTGATGTTTAGGATCATCTTGGTAGAAAGCCTGATGAATTTTGAACAAAAGGTGTGCAACGACTTGAAATCAAAACAAAACGCGCGTATGATGCTAAATAACGTCGTGCTTGAATTACTAATTCGTTTTAAGCCAATTGGTCAATGGTGATCACAGTAGGTTAAAACAAAAATGACTAGCAACACTCATGTGACAACGAAATGCTTGGTTCGTGAATAAAAGTTTAAAAAGACTACTATTTTCAACGAATTTATGTTACATTTATTGGTGCTGGTTCAAAAAAGGTAACACGGTTTACAACGATGGTTTAAAAAAGTGCGTCAGCACTTGCTATTACAAAGCTTTTCAGTTATTATAGATTGTGCTTGGTATTTAGAAGGGGTGTACTGTACACCCCGGCATCAAGTAGTCGTAGTTAGCTTTGATGTGAAAGGTTGCGACACGCCCGGCCACATTGTCATGGGACGTGGCGGTAATTTTCACGGAGCTAGTCTTATTTTCAAAATAGACGAAGGAGGTCACAACAATGGCAAAGCAAAAAATTCGTATCCGTTTAAAGGCATACGAACACCGTATTCTTGATCAGTCTGCTGACAAGATTGTTGAAACGGCAAAGAGAACTGGTGCTACTATTTCTGGTCCAATTCCATTGCCTACTGATCGGACCGTTTACACGGTTCTCCGGTCACCACATAAGTTCAAGAAGTCACGCGAACAATTCGAAATGCGGACTCACAAGCGGTTAATCGATATCGTTAACCCAACGCCTAAGACAGTCGACTCATTAATGAAGTTAGACTTGCCTAGCGGTGTAGATATTGAAATCAAGCTTTAATTTTTAAACTAAAATCAATTAATTGGAGGTGTACTCATGACCACTAAAGGAATCTTAGGGAAAAAGGTAGGAATGACGCAAGTCTTCACCGAAGCTGGGGAATTAATCCCAGTAACAGTTATCGAAACTGAACCTAACGTTGTGTTGCAAGTTAAAACCATCGAAAACGACGGTTACGAAGCAATTCAATTAGGTATCGATGACAAACGTGAAGTCTTAAGCAACAAACCTGCTCAAGGTCATGCAGCAAAAGCAAAAACGGCTCCTAAGCGCTTCATTCGTGAAATTCGTAATGTTGAGCTTGGAGATTACACAGTAGGTGACGAAGTCAAGGCTGATATTTTCGCAGCCGGTGACGCAGTTGACGTTACGGGTATCACTAAAGGTCATGGTTACCAAGGTAACATCCACAAAGACGGACAAAGTCGTGGACCAATGGCTCATGGTTCTCGTTACCATCGTCGTCCTGGTTCATTGGGTGCCATTATCAACCGGGTCTTCAAAGGTAAGAAATTACCAGGCCGGATGGGTAATCACCAACGGACGATGCAAAACTTAACGGTGGTTCGCGCTGACGTTGATAACAACGTTTTACTTATTAAGGGTAATGTCCCTGGCGTAAACAAATCATTCGTTACGATTAAAACATCTGTAAAGAGTAAATAAGAAAGGAGGACATAATACATGACTAGCGTAGCATTATATAAACAAGACGGTACGCAAAATGGTGACGTCACATTAAACGACGCAGTGTTCGGTGTTGAACCTAACGAAAACGTGGTTTTTGATGCCATCTTGATGCAACGTGCATCTTTGCGTCAAGGAACTCACGCTGTTAAGAACCGTAGTGCTCGTCGCGGTGGTGGTCGTAAACCATGGCGTCAAAAGGGTACTGGTCGGGCTCGTCAAGGTTCTATCCGTTCGCCACAATGGCGTAAAGGTGGGATTGTCTTCGGACCTACACCACGTTCATACAGCTACAAATTACCTAAGAAGGTTATGCGCTTAGCTTTGAAGTCTGTCCTTTCTCAAAAGGTCTTAGACAACAGCTTAGTTGCAGTTGAAGGCTTAGCTTTCGACGCACCAAAGACTAAGGAATTTGCTAACGTATTAAACAACCTCAATGTAGACACCAAGACTCTTGTTTTGGTTGAAGAGGACAATGAAAAGGCTGCTTTGGCAGGTCGTAACTTACCAAATGTTAAGATCCTAAAAGCCAAAGGTGTTAACGTCTTAGATGTCGCAAATAGTGACAAATTAGTCGTTACCCAAAAAGCCCTCGATCAATTAGGGGAGGCGCTCGCATAATGGAAGCACGCGATGTAATTTTACGCCCTGTCGTTACTGAAGCATCAATGGCTGGCTTGGATGACAAGCGCTATACTTTCGATGTCAACGTACAGGCTACTAAAACTCAAGTTAAAAAGGCTATCGAAGAAATCTTCGATGTCAAAGTTGTTAAAGTTAACGTCATGAACGTTAAAGGGAAGTTCAAGCGTCAAGGTCGTTTCGCTGGTTACACTAAGAAGCGGCGTAAGGCTATTGTGACCTTAACTCCTGATTCAAACGAAATTAAGTTGTTCAACGACGCTCAACAATAAATCTAATTTAGGAGGTTACTCTAGTGGGTATTAGAAAGTATAAACCAACCACTAACGGCCGTCGTAATATGACTGGTTCTGATTTTGCTGAAATCACTAAAACAAAACCAGAAAAGTCATTATTAGACTCACAAAGCCATACAGCTGGTCGTAACAGTTATGGTCACATCACTGTTCGTCATCGTGGTGGCGGTCATAAACAACAATACCGTTTAGTTGACTTCAAACGTATCAAAGATGAAGTTCCTGCAACGGTTAAAGCAATCGAATATGATCCAAACCGGACTGCTAACATTGCCTTATTGGTATATGCTGACGGTGTGAAATCATATATCTTAGCACCAAAGGGTTTGGAAGTTGGCATGCAAGTACAATCTGGTGTCGAAGCTGATATCAAGGTTGGTAATGCATTACCATTAAACAACATCCCAGTTGGTACTATCGTGCACAACATCGAATTGAAGCCTGGTAAAGGTGGTCAATTAGCTCGTTCAGCTGGTGCTTCCGCACAATTACTTGGTAAGGAAGGCAAATATGCGATTGTACGTTTGTCATCTGGTGAAGTTCGTTTAGTTCTATTAACTGCTCGTGCCACTATTGGTACTGTTGGTAATGAACAACATGAATTGATCAACTCAGGTAAAGCCGGTCGTACTCGTTGGCAAGGTAAACGTCCAACAGTTCGTGGTTCTGTCATGAACCCTAACGATCACCCTCATGGTGGTGGTGAAGGTAAAGCACCAATCGGTCATCCATCTCCTATGTCACCATGGGGTAAGAAGACTCTTGGTAAGAAGACCCGGAACAAGAAGGCTCGTTCGAACAAGTTAATCGTTCGTGGTCGTCGCCCAGGCAAACACTAAAATTTGAAATTACTGTAGTTCTCGAGAGGAGGTCACACGATGGGTCGTAGTTTAAAGAAGGGACCTTTCGCAGATTCGCATCTATTGAAAAAAATCGATGCTCAATCTGATTCTGACAAGAAATCTGTCATCAAGACGTGGTCACGTCGTTCAACAATTTTCCCAAGTTTCATTGGGTACACTATCGCTGTTTATGATGGGCGCAAGCATGTCCCTGTTTACATCCAAGACGATATGGTCGGTCATAAGTTAGGTGAATTTGTACCTACACGGACATTCCATGGTCATGGTACAGACGATAAGACAACGAAGTAATAGTTAGGAGGATAAAAGAATGGCTGAACAAGTAACATCTGCAAATGCAACTGCAAAAACTGTTCGTATCGCCGCTCGTAAGGTCCGCCTAGTTGTCGATCTTATCAGAGGTAAAAGTGTTGCTGAAGCATTAGCAATTTTGAAGTTCACTCCACGGGGTGGCTCGCCAGTAGTTGAAAAAGTACTACTCTCAGCGGTCGCTAACGCTGAAAATAACTTTGACTTAGATCGTGAAGATTTGGTCGTAAGTGAAGCCTTCGTCAACGAAGGACCAACCTTAAAACGGTTCCGTCCTCGTGCCAAAGGTTCTGCTTCACCAATCAACAAGCGGACAAGCCACATTACGATCACAGTTACTGAAAAATAGGAGGGATAACGCGTGGGTCAAAAAGTAAATCCAACCGGATTACGTGTAGGAATCATTCGCGACTGGGAAGCAAAATGGTATGCTGAAAAAGATTTTGCGACTTATTTGAACGAAGATTTACGCATCCGTAAGTATATCGAACAACGACTTGCCGACGCTTCCGTCTCCACCGTTGAAATCGAACGCGCTGCAAATCGCGTGAATATTTCAATCCATACCGCTAAACCAGGGATGGTTATTGGTAAGGGTGGTTCTGAAGTTGAAGCACTTCGTAAAGAATTAAACAATTTAACTGGTAAACGAGTACACATCAACATCATCGAAATTAAGAAACCTGATTTAGATGCTAAATTAGTTGGTGAAAGTATTGCGCGTCAATTGGAAGGCCGTGTTGCTTTCCGTCGTGCAATGCGTGGTGCTATGCAACGTACTATGCGTTCAGGCGCTAAAGGGATCAAGACACAAGTCGCTGGCCGTTTAAACGGTGCCGACATGTCACGTGTTGAAACCTACTCAGACGGTACTGTTCCATTGCATACGCTCCGTGCTGACATTGATTATGCATGGGTCGAAGCTGCTACCACTTATGGTAAGCTTGGCGTTAAGACATGGATCTACCGTGGCGAAATCTTGCCAGAAAAGAAATCTGCAGATAAAGGAGGAAAATAAACATGCTAGTACCTAAACGGGTTAAATTCCGTCGTGTTCACCGTGGTAAGATGCGCGGTGAAGCTAAAGGCGGTAAATCAGTTGCTTTTGGTGATTATGGTTTACAAACACTAGAATCACACTGGATTAGTAACCGGCAGATTGAAGCTGCTCGTGTTGCTATGAACCGTTACATGAAGCGTGGCGGTAAAGTATGGATTAAGATTTTCCCTCACAAGTCCTACACTGAAAAAGGTGTCGGCGTGCGGATGGGTAATGGGAAAGGTACTCCTGCAGGTTGGGTTGCCCCAGTAAAACGTAACAAGGTTATGTTTGAAGTCGGTGGCGTATCTGAAGAAGTTGCTCGCGAAGCTTTACGCTTAGCCGGCACTAAGTTACCTGTGAAAACAAAGATTATTAAGCGCGAGGAAGTAGGTGGCGAATCAGATGAAGGCTAAGGAAATTAAAGCATTGTCCACTACTGAAATGCTCGAAAAAGAAAAGTCTTACAAAGACGAACTCTTCAACTTGCGTTTTCAATTGGCCACTGGTCAGCTAGAAAACACCGCTCGTTTAAAGCAAGTTCGTAAGAATATCGCGCGTATTAAAACTGCGTTGCGTGAACAAGAATTAAACAAGTAGCCTATAAAAGGAGGCAATCAACGAATGAGTGAAGATACTCGTAATAGCCGCAAGGTTATCCAAGGACGCGTTGTTTCAGATAAGATGGATAAAACCATCGTTGTTGTCCGTGAAACATACAAGAATCATCCTGTATACGGCAAACGTGTTCGTTATTCAAAGAAATACAAAGCTCATGATGAAAATAATGAAGCTCATATTGGCGATATCGTCCGGATCATGGAAACTCGTCCTCTGTCAGCTACAAAGCGTTTCCGCTTACTTGACGTCGTTCAAAAAGCTGTTATTATCTAGTTTATTAGCTGAAGAAAATTAAATGAAGGGAGGACACTTACTGTGATCCAACAAGAAAGTCGTTTAAAAGTTGCTGATAACTCCGGTGCCCGTGAAATCCTGACTATCAAGGTTTTAGGTGGCTCAGGTCGTAAGACTGCTAACATTGGTGATATTATCGTTGCTACGGTCAAACAAGCAACACCCGGTGGTGTTGTCAAAGCTCATGACGTTGTTAAGGCGGTAATCGTCCGGACGAAGTCTGGTGTTCACCGTACTGACGGTTCATACATCAAGTTTGACGAAAATGCTGCAGTTATCATCCGCGATGACAAGACTCCTCAAGGTACTCGTATCTTCGGACCTGTCGCTCGTGAATTACGTGATAAAGACTTCATGCGTATTGTTTCATTAGCGCCAGAAGTTCTGTAATCACACACCGTAAATAAGGAGGTGCGCAACCTAATGTTGATTAAAACAGGTGATAAAGTTCGTGTCATCAGTGGCAAGGATCGTGGCCAAGAAGGTACTGTTAAATCAGTAATCAAAGCTAAGAACCGTGTCGTTGTTGAAGGTGTTAACAAGATTAAAAAACATCAAAAACCAACGAACGTTAACCCACAAGGCGGTATCGTTGATGTTGAAGCAGCTTTAGATGCTTCAAACGTTATGGTCCTTGACCCATCTACTAACGAACCTACTCGTTTAGGTGTTCGTCGTGAAGACGGGAAGCGTGTCCGCTACGCTAAAAAGAGCGGCAAAGATTTAGAAAACTAAAACACTGACTGAAAGGAGGAAGCAAGTTTCATGGAAAACCGTTTAAAAGCTCAATATGAAAAAGAAATCGTGCCAGCATTAGTTGACAAGTTCAACTACACTTCAGTAATGCAAGTGCCAAAGATGGCAAAGATTGTTTTGAACATGGGTGTTGGTGATGCAGTTACTAACGCTAAGAACTTAGACGAAGCAGTTGAAGAATTGACTTTGATCTCCGGCCAAAAACCTTTGGTTACCCGAGCAAAGAAATCTATCGCTGGTTTCCGTCTTCGTGAAGGCATGGCCATTGGTGCCAAAGTTGACTTACGTGGCGAACGTATGTATGACTTCTTGGACAAGTTGATCAATGTTTCATTACCACGTGTTCGTGACTTCCATGGTGTTAGCACGCGTTCATTTGATGGTCGCGGTAACTACACATTGGGTGTCCGTGAACAATTGATCTTCCCAGAAATCAACTATGATAATGTTAACCGTGTACGCGGTTTAGACATTGTAATCGTCACAACAGCTGATAGTGATGAAGAATCACGTGAGTTGTTAACTCAATTTGGCATGCCATTTGCTAAATAATCGAAGGGAGTTTATCTAAGTTGGCTAAAAAATCACAAATTGTTAGACAACAACGCGGTGCGAAGTTTGCAGTTCAAAACTACACACGTTGCGAACGTTGCGGTCGTCCACATTCAGTTTACCGTAAATTCCACTTGTGCCGTATCTGCCTCCGCGAATTGGCTCACAAAGGTCAAATTCCTGGCATGAAAAAGGCTAGCTGGTAAAAACAAACCCAAGTTAAAGGAGGTTAAACTTTCATGATGACTGATCCAATCGCAGATTTCTTGACTCGTATCCGTAACGCTAACATGGTACGCCACGACTCATTAGAAGTTCCTGCATCAAAAATCAAACGCAACATTGCCGAAATTTTAAAGAATGAAGGTTTTGTTCGCGACGTTGAATATATCGATGATGACAAACAGGGCATCATCCGTGTCTTCTTGAAGTATGGTAAAGACAACGAACGCGTTATCTCTGGTTTGAAGCGTATTTCAAAGCCAGGTTTACGTTCATACGTCAAAGCTGATGCTGTTCCTAAGGTTTTAAACGGTCTAGGGATTGCTATCATCTCAACTTCAGAAGGTGTAATTACTGATAAAGAAGCTCGCGCTAAGAAGCTTGGCGGCGAAGTTTTAGCTTACGTTTGGTAATAAATAATTAAGACGGGAGGTGCAAGTAAGTGAGTCGTATTGGTTATAAAACAATTAATATCCCCGCTGGGGTAGAAGTATCACAAGCTGGCGAAGTCGTTACGGTTAAAGGCCCTAAAGGTATCTTAACTCGGAACATTGCTAGTGATATTACGATGTCAGTTGAAGGCAGCGAAGTTAAATTCACGCGCCCAACTGATGACTTTAAGATGAAGGCATTACACGGTACTACCCGTGCTAATGTTAACAACATGGTTGAAGGGGTCACTAAAGGCTTTACTAAGAATCTTCAATTGGTCGGTGTTGGTTACCGTGCCCAATTGCAAGGGACTAAATTAGTATTAAGCGTTGGTTACTCACATCCTGTTGAATTCGCAACGCCTGAAAACTTAACAGTTGAAGTTCCTGACAACACGCATATCAATATCTCTGGTATTGGTAAGCAAGCTGTTGGTGATTTTGCTGCTGAAGTCCGGGCTGTTCGTTCACCTGAACCTTACAAGGGTAAAGGGATTCGTTACGTCGATGAATATGTTCGTCGTAAGGAAGGTAAAACTGGTAAATAAAGCAGCTTAGTGCTGTCCATAACTATATATAAGAGGTGACTATTGTGATTTCAAAACCAGATAAAAATAAGACACGCCAACGTCGTCACGCCCGTGTCCGTGGTAAGATTTCTGGTACTGCTGAGCGCCCACGCTTAAATGTTTATCGTTCAAACAAAAACATCTACGCTCAAATTATTGATGATGTAGAGGGTGTAACGCTAGCAAGTGCCTCAACATTAGATAGCGAAGTAACAGGCAACACCAAGTCTGAAAAGGCTGCTTCTGTTGGTGAAGTTGTTGCAAAACGTGCTGCCGAAAAGAAGATTGCTGAAGTAGTCTTTGATCGTGGCGGTTACTTATATCACGGCCGGGTTCAAGCTTTAGCTGAAGCTGCTCGTGAAAACGGACTTAAATTCTAATAAAGGAGGAATAATACCACATGACTTTCATTGATCCATCAAAATTAGATCTTGACGATAACGTTGTTGCCATTAACCGGATTACCAAAGTTGTTAAAGGTGGTCGTCGTCTACGTTTTGCCGCATTGGTAATCGTTGGTGACCACAAAGGACACGTTGGTTTCGGTACTGGTAAGGCTCAAGAAGTTCCAGAAGCAATTCGGAAAGCCTCCGAAGCTGCTAAAAAAAACTTGATCACTGTACCAATGGTCGGTACAACCATTCCTCATGAAACTCTCGGTGTATTCGGTGGTGGCCGCATTATGCTTAAGCCTGCCGTTGAAGGTTCTGGTGTTGCCGCTGGTGGCGCCGTCCGTGCCGTCATGGAATTGGCTGGTATTGATGATGTTACAAGTAAGCGTCTTGGCTCAAACACCCCAGTGAACGTTGTTCGCGCAACATTCGAAGGCTTGAAGAGCTTACGAAAAGCAGACCAAATTGCTGCTTTACGTGGCGTTTCAGTTGAACATTTAGCTGAATAGGGAGGACAAACAACATGGCTCAATTAAAGATCACTTTAGTGCGCAGTGCGGCTCATCGTCTTCCTAAGCAACGTAAAATTGTTAAGGAATTAGGTTTAGGCCGAGTTAACAGCTCTGTTCTTAAACCTGATGACGCAGCAACTCGCGGTCAAATCTTCCTCATTGCTCATTTGATCGATGTTGAAGTAATTAAGTAATTAAAATTTTTAAAGAGGAGGTGCCTACTAGATGAAGTTACATGAATTAACTCCAAGTGAAGGTTCACGTTTTTCACGCCGTCGCATTGGTCGTGGCGACTCAAGTGGCCAAGGTAAAACTTCTGGTCGTGGTCAAAAAGGTCAAAAGGCGCGTGGGAAAGTTCGTGTAGGGTTCGAAGGTGGCCAAATGCCATTGTATCGTCGGATTCCAAAACGTGGATTTACTAATATCAACCGTAAAGAATATGCGGTTGTCAACCTTGATGGCTTGAACCGTTTTGACGATGGTGCCGAAGTAACACCAGAATCATTGAAAGAAGCTGGCTTGGTTAAGAAGAGTGCTGCCGTTAAGATCCTTGGTAACGGTAAACTCGACAAAAAGTTAACAGTTAAGGCAAACAAGTTCTCCGAAACTGCCGTAAAGGCAATCGAAGCTGCTGGCGGTAAAACTGAGGTGATCTAACTTGCTGACTACCATGAAGGACGCTCTGAAAGTTAAGGATATTCGGAATAAAATTCTGTTCACGTTGGGCGTTTTGATTGTATTTCGTCTTGGCTCTTATATCACAGTCCCAGGGGTTAATGCACAAGCGCTGCAATCCGTTGCATCCTCTGGGCTGATAAGTATGTTGAATACATTCAGTGGTGGCGGTTTAACTAATTATTCCATCCTTGCTATGGGGGTATCCCCTTACATTACTGCACAAATCATTGTTCAGCTGTTACAAATGGACATTGTTCCGAAGTTTGTTGAATGGGGCAAACAAGGTGAAGTTGG from Lactiplantibacillus brownii encodes:
- the rpsS gene encoding 30S ribosomal protein S19 yields the protein MGRSLKKGPFADSHLLKKIDAQSDSDKKSVIKTWSRRSTIFPSFIGYTIAVYDGRKHVPVYIQDDMVGHKLGEFVPTRTFHGHGTDDKTTK
- the rplD gene encoding 50S ribosomal protein L4, coding for MTSVALYKQDGTQNGDVTLNDAVFGVEPNENVVFDAILMQRASLRQGTHAVKNRSARRGGGRKPWRQKGTGRARQGSIRSPQWRKGGIVFGPTPRSYSYKLPKKVMRLALKSVLSQKVLDNSLVAVEGLAFDAPKTKEFANVLNNLNVDTKTLVLVEEDNEKAALAGRNLPNVKILKAKGVNVLDVANSDKLVVTQKALDQLGEALA
- the rplV gene encoding 50S ribosomal protein L22, which gives rise to MAEQVTSANATAKTVRIAARKVRLVVDLIRGKSVAEALAILKFTPRGGSPVVEKVLLSAVANAENNFDLDREDLVVSEAFVNEGPTLKRFRPRAKGSASPINKRTSHITITVTEK
- the rplX gene encoding 50S ribosomal protein L24, whose amino-acid sequence is MLIKTGDKVRVISGKDRGQEGTVKSVIKAKNRVVVEGVNKIKKHQKPTNVNPQGGIVDVEAALDASNVMVLDPSTNEPTRLGVRREDGKRVRYAKKSGKDLEN
- the rplN gene encoding 50S ribosomal protein L14; protein product: MIQQESRLKVADNSGAREILTIKVLGGSGRKTANIGDIIVATVKQATPGGVVKAHDVVKAVIVRTKSGVHRTDGSYIKFDENAAVIIRDDKTPQGTRIFGPVARELRDKDFMRIVSLAPEVL
- the rpmC gene encoding 50S ribosomal protein L29 produces the protein MKAKEIKALSTTEMLEKEKSYKDELFNLRFQLATGQLENTARLKQVRKNIARIKTALREQELNK
- the rplW gene encoding 50S ribosomal protein L23, which produces MEARDVILRPVVTEASMAGLDDKRYTFDVNVQATKTQVKKAIEEIFDVKVVKVNVMNVKGKFKRQGRFAGYTKKRRKAIVTLTPDSNEIKLFNDAQQ
- the rpsQ gene encoding 30S ribosomal protein S17, with the translated sequence MSEDTRNSRKVIQGRVVSDKMDKTIVVVRETYKNHPVYGKRVRYSKKYKAHDENNEAHIGDIVRIMETRPLSATKRFRLLDVVQKAVII
- the rpsC gene encoding 30S ribosomal protein S3, which produces MGQKVNPTGLRVGIIRDWEAKWYAEKDFATYLNEDLRIRKYIEQRLADASVSTVEIERAANRVNISIHTAKPGMVIGKGGSEVEALRKELNNLTGKRVHINIIEIKKPDLDAKLVGESIARQLEGRVAFRRAMRGAMQRTMRSGAKGIKTQVAGRLNGADMSRVETYSDGTVPLHTLRADIDYAWVEAATTYGKLGVKTWIYRGEILPEKKSADKGGK
- the rplB gene encoding 50S ribosomal protein L2; the protein is MGIRKYKPTTNGRRNMTGSDFAEITKTKPEKSLLDSQSHTAGRNSYGHITVRHRGGGHKQQYRLVDFKRIKDEVPATVKAIEYDPNRTANIALLVYADGVKSYILAPKGLEVGMQVQSGVEADIKVGNALPLNNIPVGTIVHNIELKPGKGGQLARSAGASAQLLGKEGKYAIVRLSSGEVRLVLLTARATIGTVGNEQHELINSGKAGRTRWQGKRPTVRGSVMNPNDHPHGGGEGKAPIGHPSPMSPWGKKTLGKKTRNKKARSNKLIVRGRRPGKH
- the rplP gene encoding 50S ribosomal protein L16, with the protein product MLVPKRVKFRRVHRGKMRGEAKGGKSVAFGDYGLQTLESHWISNRQIEAARVAMNRYMKRGGKVWIKIFPHKSYTEKGVGVRMGNGKGTPAGWVAPVKRNKVMFEVGGVSEEVAREALRLAGTKLPVKTKIIKREEVGGESDEG
- the rplC gene encoding 50S ribosomal protein L3 yields the protein MTTKGILGKKVGMTQVFTEAGELIPVTVIETEPNVVLQVKTIENDGYEAIQLGIDDKREVLSNKPAQGHAAKAKTAPKRFIREIRNVELGDYTVGDEVKADIFAAGDAVDVTGITKGHGYQGNIHKDGQSRGPMAHGSRYHRRPGSLGAIINRVFKGKKLPGRMGNHQRTMQNLTVVRADVDNNVLLIKGNVPGVNKSFVTIKTSVKSK
- the fusA gene encoding elongation factor G, which produces MANTREFSLDKTRNIGIMAHIDAGKTTTTERILYYTGKIHKIGETHDGASQMDWMAQEQERGITITSAATTAQWKDHRINIIDTPGHVDFTVEVERSLRVLDGAITVLDAQAGVEPQTETVWRQASTYNVPRIVFVNKMDKIGADFKYSVSTIHDRLQANAHAIQLPIGAEDDFEGVIDLIEMKADLYDEDKLGTEWDTVDVPEEYKADAQAARDDLIEALADIDDGIMEKYLNGEEISKNEIKAAIRKGTLALEFFPVLAGSAFKNKGVQMLMDAVVDYLPSPLDVKPYKATDPETDENVDLIAGDDKPFAALAFKVATDPFVGRLTFIRVYQGTLESGSYVLNATKDKRERVGRLLQMHSNQRKEIPEVFSGDIAAAIGLKNTTTGDSLTSIEHPYHLESMEFPDPVIQVAVEPKTKADQDKMNVALQKLSEEDPTFKAETNPETGETLIAGMGELHLDIIVDRMRREFNVDATVGAPQVSYRETFTKSTKVQGKFVHQSGGKGQYGDVWVEFTPNEEGKGFEFEDAIVGGVVPREYIPSVEQGLKESMANGVLAGYPLVDVKAKLYDGSYHDVDSSEAAFKIAASLALRNAAKSAGPVILEPIMKVDIVAPEDYLGDVMGHVTARRGTIDGMEERGNAQEVHAFVPLAEMFGYATTLRSATQGRGTFTMAFDHYEKVPKSVQAEIIKKNGGTPAED
- the rpsJ gene encoding 30S ribosomal protein S10; amino-acid sequence: MAKQKIRIRLKAYEHRILDQSADKIVETAKRTGATISGPIPLPTDRTVYTVLRSPHKFKKSREQFEMRTHKRLIDIVNPTPKTVDSLMKLDLPSGVDIEIKL